CCAAAATCATGTCATTCGTAGCAATGATTGCGGTGGGCGGGTTCTCCATGTGGAATAGTTGTCCAATCAGATTAGGCATTTCATCCAACCTGCCGCTTTTGATATAGTTTTCATTCACGGGTATGTCATGTTTACCCAGCGTATTTCGGTAACCTGACAGTCGCTCACTTCGTGTGGTGATCGCTTTTTTGCCTAAGGGGAACGTGATAATCCCAATGTTGTTATGACCATGCTCAATGAGTGCTTCAACCGCAAGCTCGCTGGCCTTTTCATTATTCAGTAGCACCGTATCTACGCTGAGTTCATCGATTTTTCGGTCCACAAACACGAAGGGATAGCCATTTTTGACAAGGGAAACATATAATTTCTTGTTCTCTTCCGTCGGGAAAATGATAAGTCCATCCACTTGCCGAGCAATCATCGACTGGACATACTTTTTCTCTTTTAGCGAATCATCATCGGTATTGCAGACAATGACCTGGACATTTTCCAGTTGGCATTCATCTTCAATGGCACGCACGACTTCTGTTGTAAATCTCGATAAAATGGTTGAAGAAATAACCCCCACAATGAAGGTCTTCTTCTGCTTGAGACTACGTGCCACCTCATTGGGTATATAACTGAGATCCTCAATCGCTTGCTCGATCTTCTTCTTGGTGTTTTCACTCATATAGTTGTATCTCTTTTGCAGAAACTGCGAAACTGTACTCTTCGACACCCCGGCACGTTCTGCAACTTCCTTCATCGTTGTTACCATAATTACCCTCCTTTCTTTTTCTGCATGTCAGGCATGTTAATTTTCAAATATATATATTCTGCAACCTGTATGTAAAGTGAATTTCACTTTATTATATACCTTCTTTTACAGCAGGAAAATATAATAAATGAAGAGTTAGAGCGTGCCTCTACCTCATATACAAGCGCGGCCAAAAATACGGGGTGGAAACTCCTTCACGAATCTTTTACAAGAGGAACTTTCCTACTTAGCTTGATAATCCGTTGTTATAAATCTATTGATTTCGAACGAAATCTTAGAAATACACGAATTTTATGAACTTGTTTGATGGAAGATTTGAACATAAAATAAAAATGTAATCGATTACAAATTATTTTAAATAAAGGAGGAAGCAGAATTATGAAGAAAAAAGGATTAAAAAAAACATTTTTCGTCATTGCCTCCCTCGTAATGGGCTTCACACTGTATGGCTATACACCAGCTTCTGCAGATGCAGCCAGTGTGAAAGGATATTATCACACCCAAGGAAACAAGATTGTAGACGAATCCGGGAAAGAAGCGGCATTTAACGGCCTGAACTGGTTCGGTCTGGAAACTCCTAATTACACCTTGCATGGACTGTGGAGCCGCTCAATGGACGACATGCTGGATCAGGTGAAGAAAGAAGGCTACAATCTGATTCGTCTGCCTTACAGCAATCAGTTGTTCGATTCCAGTTCCCGTCCAGACAGTATTGATTATCACAAAAACCCTGATCTAGTCGGGTTAAACCCGATTCAAATTATGGACAAGCTGATCGAAAAAGCTGGACAACGCGGTATTCAGATTATCCTTGACCGTCACCGTCCAGGCTCAGGCGGGCAATCCGAGCTGTGGTACACATCCCAGTACCCTGAGTCTCGCTGGATTAGTGACTGGAAAATGTTGGCTGACCGTTATAAAAACAACCCCACCGTCATTGGTGCGGATTTGCACAACGAGCCACACGGTCAAGCAAGCTGGGGTACAGGCAATGCCTCCACAGACTGGCGTCTGGCGGCACAACGTGCAGGGAATGCGATTCTGTCCGTGAATCCGAATTGGCTGATTCTCGTAGAAGGTGTAGACCACAATGTACAAGGCAACAATAGCCAATACTGGTGGGGTGGCAACCTGACAGGTGTAGCCAACTATCCTGTCGTTCTGGACGTACCGAACCGTGTCGTATATTCTCCACACGATTACGGCCCCGGTGTGTCTTCGCAGCCATGGTTCAACGACCCGGCCTTCCCGTCCAACCTGCCTGCGATCTGGGATCAAACCTG
The Paenibacillus peoriae DNA segment above includes these coding regions:
- a CDS encoding glycoside hydrolase family 5 protein — its product is MKKKGLKKTFFVIASLVMGFTLYGYTPASADAASVKGYYHTQGNKIVDESGKEAAFNGLNWFGLETPNYTLHGLWSRSMDDMLDQVKKEGYNLIRLPYSNQLFDSSSRPDSIDYHKNPDLVGLNPIQIMDKLIEKAGQRGIQIILDRHRPGSGGQSELWYTSQYPESRWISDWKMLADRYKNNPTVIGADLHNEPHGQASWGTGNASTDWRLAAQRAGNAILSVNPNWLILVEGVDHNVQGNNSQYWWGGNLTGVANYPVVLDVPNRVVYSPHDYGPGVSSQPWFNDPAFPSNLPAIWDQTWGYISKQNIAPVLVGEFGGRNVDLSTPEGKWQNALVDYIGANNLYFTYWSLNPNSGDTGGLLLDDWTTWNRPKQDMLGRIMKPVVSVAQQAEAAAE
- a CDS encoding substrate-binding domain-containing protein, with the translated sequence MVTTMKEVAERAGVSKSTVSQFLQKRYNYMSENTKKKIEQAIEDLSYIPNEVARSLKQKKTFIVGVISSTILSRFTTEVVRAIEDECQLENVQVIVCNTDDDSLKEKKYVQSMIARQVDGLIIFPTEENKKLYVSLVKNGYPFVFVDRKIDELSVDTVLLNNEKASELAVEALIEHGHNNIGIITFPLGKKAITTRSERLSGYRNTLGKHDIPVNENYIKSGRLDEMPNLIGQLFHMENPPTAIIATNDMILEQVLIFAKNNHLTIPNDFSLIGIDDVSFASFYNPPITTVSQPSFEMGKRSARLLLEKIDQKEQDHEELSEIIRMNPVINHRESVLKLN